The Branchiostoma floridae strain S238N-H82 chromosome 12, Bfl_VNyyK, whole genome shotgun sequence genome segment GACGCTGGCAAAAAGAAAGCAGATTCCCAAACAAGTGACGGTACCCCTACATGCTCAAGGGACTCGCCGAAGAGCAACGAAGCTATCCCGCGCAATGTTTTTCTAAACACACCCTACAATTACTGCCCAACTAACACCCCATTCGTGGATTTGAGGAGAAGAAGCAAAGACGTTGCCACTAATAATGTGAAGCCGGCAGTAGAGATTCAGACCGAAGATAGCACCGTCAAAGGTAACGACGACAAAGTCGTGGCTCAGAAGAAGTCATCACTCCCCTGGTGGGTTGTGTATTTAGGTGAGTAGAGATTCTACAATCGTTTCCCCCCTCAAGTGTTTTCTCAACATTAGATTGTGGTAAGATATGTTATAGGTTGATTGCCAGGACTTAAACTTTTACAATGTTTGAATagagattgaaaaaaatataccaTCCAAAGGTTAGGATGAGTGAAGAAAGTCTCATTAAAAATATTGACCTCCGAAACCATATTTGCGAATAAACAACATTTAGTCTATTCTTATGGTAATTGTATTTATCTCACAATCTACATaagcttttatttttattttttttttaccatgaaATATAATTGCAGGTTGGATGCTTGTGTGGTCTGCTAGTTTCGTGGCTGCCTTCTTCACAGTTCTCTACACGCTGAGCTTTGGCAAGGCGAAGGCAGAGGCCTGGGTATTTACCTTCGTGACGTCTTTTTTCACCGacctgttcctggtgcagcCCTTCAAGCTGATGTTGCTCGCTATGCTGTTTGCCCTGTTGACGAGGGTAAGCTAACATAGTTTCCCTAGGATCCTTTTACCCTCAAATCAAAAATAGCATTAACGTTAATATTTATCAGTGGTTCAAGAACAACGCACGATATTATTTTTCAAAGAACATTCttgcaaactgaaaaaaaaaatgttttgatataCATCACTAGTAGTACATCAATATCAAAGACGAATAGATAATAGTAAcataaacatttttgtttgttttctaacGTAGAAACCAATCGAAGACGAGGACCCATCACCTGCGCCAGTGGAAGAGGACGAGGAATACATTCAAACCGATGCTGAGGTAACCTTACATGCTATCTCGCATACAGAAATAGGTAGTTTTTCTTGCAATAATTGCAGACAATGTAAGACCCTTCATTTgtcaagagagagagagagagagaggagtgAGGAGTCAAATTTACTTGGTTATACTCTTACCAACAGGTTGACGAAGTTCAACCTGACCGTTTGACTGGAAGTGCAACTGGCTGGATGCGCTACGTGGGGATGGGTCGGGCACAATAATATACTCCTGATTCTACGGTTAGCCATCCTCCCACATGTTATTGATTTATTCAGTCGTTATTGACCTTGCTTATTATGTGACTTCTTGCATAATTCTGTCTAGTCCTGTTCACATTCAATATTATAACTATTACACCAGGCTCCATATGAAGAGCGGTGCGCATCACTACCAGATGAATCGGTCTTGGCTGAAGCAAGAGCCAGGATCGCAGAGAATCGCAAACGCCGTGCGGCTGTGCTGGAGGTGATCGCGTTTTGCCTGTACCTTATGGTGATCATGCTCANNNNNNNNNNNNNNNNNNNNNNNNNNNNNNNNNNNNNNNNNNNNNNNNNNNNNNNNNNNNNNNNNNNNNNNNNNNNNNNNNNNNNNNNNNNNNNNNNNNNNNNNNNNNNNNNNNNNNNNNNNNNNNNNNNNNNNNNNNNNNNNNNNNNNNNNNNNNNNNNNNNNNNNNNNNNNNNNNNNNNNNNNNNNNNNNNNNNNNNNNNNNGGAGTATATACGTAGAATCGACAGTTGTCTGCTTGATGATTGACTGTAATCTGGGAGCTCGTCCATGGTGGCAAACACGATGTGCTTTAACGTGCTGCGTCATGTAGAAGGCCAGTGGGCTACGCGCTTGGTACGCCATGAGCATGATCAGACTTTTAATAGTTTTAATGCTATTTCAATTTGACTTTTAGCCATTGTACTCGCATCTGCATTTTAGACACTGTAATCgtatatttattcattataatATTCATGCTATACGTCTTatgtgtattgtttatgttacaatgtttttgtgaatagcaattatgtaacgttgaacaatgtaaacaagcctgataattcggctttcgagccgcaagttggctgtgatacaaataaaccattctctctctctctctctcaagaACTCCATCTGAATCTAAACACGTAAAATGCATAAGATGTTCTATGTATATTTCCTGTTGATTCTGtttgattcatttttttttactgttggaCATTTGACAGGCGACAATCCTTCCGTAACAACTTTTGATCTGGGCTAAATCAGTCCGCCCTTTGTACAAGTTTCCTACTACACGATTGTCCAACTCTCATTCCACCACCTTGGAACCCCTCtaggaaaaacaaacacaccaagaCATACAAACAACCTGAAAACAATGGTACTTAGGATTCactaacaacaaaaacgttTGCTTTCCAGATCAAGGACATCCCATCCTTCTGGGATTGGGTAAGAGACAGTCTGATTCCAGCAACACACTCACAAGACTGGTACAACGGCGAAACCAACCCAAACAGCATGATACTCCCGGACATGTTAACCCATCAACTTGGCACGGCACAACTTAGACAGGTCCGGCTGAAACCAGGTATGAAAGAGTCTATCCTATAACTTTGCAACCATTGCGGGCATGTATGATATAATAGAAGGCTACTGTTTCTCCGTAGAGAGTAAGGAAATTGTTgccaaacatattttcattttaacTGCAGGTCAACTCTGCGAGGCACCTGAAAAGATGCAAGACTTTGCGCCACGATGTACCGTCGCGTTCACCAATTTAAAGGCAGACACAGAAGACTACATACAGGTAACTCTAAATCTCCGCATGCATATACAATATAGATGGCTTATCTACCCTTTGTCCTGATGTTTCCCTAAAGTCGTGGCTATGTACGTATGTAAGTATGAAGCAttttatcaatatccaccaATTTTCTATTTATTGTAGTCATTTCCTCCCATTCGCAtcgttttgaaaatcagtaggttaGAGGCGATCTTGGAGGATCGTGTTCGTCATGCCTAGAAATCTACG includes the following:
- the LOC118428135 gene encoding polycystic kidney disease protein 1-like 2 isoform X1; amino-acid sequence: MVTCGSPWPAALPVHPFTRVQRLSCCLTLLYSTMLTNIMFFGRGDDFDPPEPLRIAGLEINPPISLPQLMIGIQSAAIILPVNLLIVFFFRNSGKRPQTDAGKKKADSQTSDGTPTCSRDSPKSNEAIPRNVFLNTPYNYCPTNTPFVDLRRRSKDVATNNVKPAVEIQTEDSTVKGNDDKVVAQKKSSLPWWVVYLGWMLVWSASFVAAFFTVLYTLSFGKAKAEAWVFTFVTSFFTDLFLVQPFKLMLLAMLFALLTRKPIEDEDPSPAPVEEDEEYIQTDAEVTLHAISHTEIGSFSCNNCRQCKTLHLSRERERERSEESNLLGYTLTNRLTKFNLTV
- the LOC118428135 gene encoding polycystic kidney disease protein 1-like 2 isoform X2 — translated: MVTCGSPWPAALPVHPFTRVQRLSCCLTLLYSTMLTNIMFFGRGDDFDPPEPLRIAGLEINPPISLPQLMIGIQSAAIILPVNLLIVFFFRNSGKRPQTDAGKKKADSQTSDGTPTCSRDSPKSNEAIPRNVFLNTPYNYCPTNTPFVDLRRRSKDVATNNVKPAVEIQTEDSTVKGNDDKVVAQKKSSLPWWVVYLGWMLVWSASFVAAFFTVLYTLSFGKAKAEAWVFTFVTSFFTDLFLVQPFKLMLLAMLFALLTRKPIEDEDPSPAPVEEDEEYIQTDAEVDEVQPDRLTGSATGWMRYVGMGRAQ